In the Thermogemmatispora onikobensis genome, TCATCGTTAGCCAATCCCCCGAAAACAAATAGCAAGAGTTACTCATGCCAGTTCTCTTCCTCTTCCTGGCCGGCGGACATCAGTTGAGACCCTTCGGGTTCTTTCGGCTGGTGAGACTGCTCTACTCCCCCGCTACTAGGAAGAACGGAGCTGCCGACAAAAATTAGGCTACTGGATCTCTGGCCCAGATCCGCCTGGCCAGGCAGACCTGTTCCCTCTCCAGCTCCTCCTCCTGCCACACCCGGCAAATCCGCCTCAGTCGTGCCGTCGAAAAGGGCGGGTGGCTACTTCTCTCTCAGCCTTGTCGAGAGAGAAAGGCCCGATGATAGTCAGAATTAGCGCCGGCTAGAGAAAGGAGAGCGCGACCTCTCTTGACCGGTGCTGGCGAGCAAGTTATGCTCATAAGCAATGGAGCGACGTTCTTTGGGCCTTTGAAGAAAGGACTTCAGGCATGGTCGACAAACAGATTGCTCCCGAACTCTTTCGCCCGCCGTTGGGCTATCCCGAAGTTCCCTATGACTCCCTCGTCCGCGCTGTAGCGGAGAGGCAACCCGAGCGGCCCGCCATCATCTACCACAACCTCAGCCTGACTTACTGCGAAGTCATCGCCATGACCAACAGTCTGGCCAACGGCCTGCGAACGCTTGGTCTGGGCAAAGGGGACATCATTTGCCTCTTCACCTTCAACCGTCCCGAATACACCATCACCTTCCTGGCTGCCTCCTCCATTGGTGCCGTCATCAGCCCGATGAACCCCTCCTACAAAGAGAGAGAAATCGCCTACCAGCTTGGGAACAGCGAAGCGCGCGCCATCCTTGTGCAGCGTGAGCTGGTGCCCATCCTCAAAAGCGCCCTGGAGGGGCAGACCTTTCCCGAGCTGCGCCACATCATCGTCACTGGGACCCAGGTGCCTGAAGCGCTGCCGCAGGCCATTCCCTTCGCCCGTCTCCTGCGCGAATCCTCGCCGCGCCGGCCTGCGCCTGTTGACATTGCTCCTGATGACCTGCTGGCCCTCCCCTACTCGTCAGGTACCACCGGCCTGCCGCGGGGCGTCATGCTCTCCCATCGCAACCTGGTCTGTAACCACCTCCAGGTCGTGACTGCGGCCAACCTCTCGCCTGTGGATGCCACCCTGATCTTCCTGCCTCTCTACCACATCTACGGGGTCCTGCTGACCGGTACCTTCCTCATTGCTGGCGCCCGGCAGGTTCTCATGGAGCGCTTCGACCTGGATACCGTCCTGGCCCTCTGCGAGCAGCAGGCTGTCACCTGGTTCTTCGCCGTGCCGCCGATTGTCCAGACGCTCCTCAATGCCAGTGACGAGCAGCTTGCTAGACTGAGAACCGTCAAATACCTGATGTCTGCCGCCGCTCCCTTAGCGCCCGAGCTGGCCATTCGGCTTCATGAGCGAACCGGCATCAACGTCATCCAGGCTTATGGCCTGACGGAGACCTCGCCCGATACGCACTTCTCCCCGCTTGATCCCGCGCGTATTCGCCCGGCCAGCGGCGGCCTGCCCGTCTACGATACCGAACAGAAAATTGTCGACATCGAGGGCGGTGAGCGCGAGCTGCCGGTCGGTGAGGATGGCGAGATCATAGTGCGTGGCCCACAAGTCATGCTCGGGTACTGGAAAGACCCGGCTGAGACAGCGCGGGTGCTGCGCAACGGCTGGCTCTACACCGGTGATATCGGCCATATTGATGCTGACGGCTACCTCTATATCGTTGATCGCAAGAAGGAGATGATCAAATACAAAGCCTTCAGCATTGCCCCTGCCGAGATCGAGGCCGTCCTGCTGGAGCATCCTGCCGTTCTGGATGCTGCCGTCATAGGGGTCGATGATCCTGAAGCCGGCGAGATTCCCAAAGCCTTTGTTGTCCTCCGTCCCAGCCAGGTGATCGCGCCCGAGGAGCTAATGGCTTTTGTCAACAGCAAGGTTGCGGGCTACAAAAAGCTTCATCTGGTGGAATTCATCGAGGCGATCCCGCGTGTGCCCTCTGGCAAGATTCTGCGCCGTCAGCTCAAAGAGCGTGAGCGTGCGCGCCGCCTTGCCAATGGCGAGGGGCCGCTTGTCTAGAGAGGCGAGCGAGAAGCTCTGTCAGGGGGCCGTTCTTTCTGGGCGCCTGTCTTCAACGGCACCCAGGGCCAGCAGGGCCTGCCTTTCCAGATCGCTCAGGCCCTGCACTCCCTGGATATTCATCCCTTCATAAGGGCGTGGTAGACTGAGAATACGCTCCAGCTCTCCGGTTTCGGCCTGCCAGAGTCGGATCTCTCCCTCATTGCCGCCGCTGGCGACCAGAGGGCCGGCCTCAGCGGGGGCAAAGCCTAGCGCGCGCACCATATACTCGTGACCGCTCTTGAGCGTGTGGCGCAACCTGCCATCGCGCTGCCAGAGGCAGAGCCTCAGATCATCGCCGCTGCTGGCCAGCCACTGACCATCGCCGCTAAAAGCCACGCAGCGCACTCGACCGCCATGCCCCTGGAGTCGCTGCGCTGGCCTCTCGCTCTCCAGGTCCCAGAGCAGCACCTGGCTATCCTCGGCCCCACTGGCTAGCAAACGACCATCGGGACTGAAGGCCAGCGAGCGCACCGGGCGGCTATGGCCCGTCAACGTGCGCACACAGGTGCCGCTGGGGACATCCCAGAGGCGCAAAAGCGTATCGTCGCCCCCGCTCACCAGCAGGCTATGGCTCGCCTCTCCTCCTGGCCTGAAAGCCAAAGCCCGAATCCAGCAACCGGCCTGCAGCTCATGGACCATCTGACCACTGACCAGATCCCACAGGCGCACAAGCTCGTCTTCGCTGCCGCTGGCCAGCCAGTGGCCGTCAGGACTGAACGCCAGACTGCGCACCCAATCGCGATGGCCGGCGAAGTGTCGTTGTATCCGGCCTTCCGGCATCGACCAGAGCCAGATCACTTCGTCTTGTCCGCCGCTGGCCAGCCACTGCCCGTCGGGACTGAAGGCCAGGCTCAGTGGTTCATGCTGTAACTTATGGAGTAGCCGCAGCAGACGCCCGCTGGTCCAGTCCCAGATCGCGATGCCTTCTCCCTCATAAGCCGCTGCCAGCCAGCGGCCCGCAGGGCTGAATGCCAGCGACCGAATGCGGCGCGTATAGCCGTGCAGGCGCGTTAACACATGTCTCCGGGCCCAGTCCCACAGGCAGATCGTCTGATCGTCGCCTCCGCTCACCAGCCAGGACCGCCTGCTCGCAGGGTGAAAGCTGACCGTGCGCACACCATGAGTATGGCCCGTCAGCGTAGCGACCTGCTCTCCCGTCTGTGTCCGCCAGAGGCGAACAGTCGTATCCTCGCTGCCACTGGCCAGCCACTGCCCATCGGGGCTAAAGGCCACCGTCCAGACGCGGTTGGTATGGCCGCGCAAGATACCGTGTTCCGTCCCGCTCGCCACGTCCCATAGACGCACCGTGCCGTCGTCGCTGCCGCTGGCCAGCAACATCCCGCCGGCCCCAAAGGCAAGCGAGCGCACCTGATCGCGATGCCCCTGCAGCACATACAAAGGTTCCTCCCAGCCTGGCAAACGCCAGAGCCGCAGCGTACCCGCGCCATCGCCGCTAGCCAGCCACTGCCCATCGGGACTCAGCGCGACTGCCCAGACCCGTCCCTGATGTCCTCCCAACACGCGCAGGCACTGCCCGGTTTCCAGATCCCAGAGACGCAAGGTCTGATCATTGCTCCCACTTACCAACAGACCATCATCGGGACTGAGCGTCAAGGCCCGCACCCGATTGGCGTGTCCCTCCAGCACCCTCAGACAGCGACCGGTCTCCAGATCCCAGAGGCGCAGCGTTCGGTCATCGCTGCCGCTGACCAGCCGCCGCCCGTCATGGGTAAAGGCCAGGGCCCAGACCCCATCAGTATGGCCCTCCAGCTGTTGGAGCAAATGCTCGCAATCGCCATCGTACAAACGAATCTCGCCGCTCGCTGTCCCCACAGCCAGCCGCTGCCCATCGGGACTGAAGGCACTGGCCAAAACATTGGTCAGCGTACTCTGAAAAACCGTAGCCACAAAGTGGGCGAAGGCGAAATTCACCTCCTGCAAGCGCGTCCATTGCAGGTAAGCCTGGCGAATTGTCAGCTCTGAGAAATCAAACTCGCGCAGATCCCACTGCAAATAAATCAGTAACTGAAGCACATTACCAGCCAGATAGCCACGCTGCGAGAAATGCGCCTGTCGTTGGCGCTCCAACGCCCGCTTGAGCCGCTCCTTAAGCGCTGGCTGGCCCACCTCGCTGCGCAACATCTCCGCCAGCGGCGCCAGGATCATGCGTATCTGACTCTCGCGCACATAGGCGCGCACCTGAGCCTTCACAAAAGCAAATTGCTCCCAGCTCTGGAAAGTCTCCTGCAGGCAATCCTGACAGGCACGGCGCACCAGCTCATCCTGAACATATTCCATAATCACCGGCTGTAAGGTAAACTGGCCCTGCTCCTGAACCTCGATCAGCGAACGACGGCGCAGCGAATCCAGGGTCTCGATCAGCTCCCGCTGGGCCTCCGGTCGCAGCAGATCAGCTCGCAGCTCTTCCAGCGCGACCGCCTCCTGCTCGATTGCCAACCACGAGAGGACCTCATGCTCGCGTGGAGCTAAACGTCGCAGCTGCTCCTCCAACACCTCGCGAATATCGCCGAAGGCAGCCTGATTCTCCGCAAGAAAAGCCGCGATCTGGCCGGCGAACA is a window encoding:
- a CDS encoding class I adenylate-forming enzyme family protein, translating into MVDKQIAPELFRPPLGYPEVPYDSLVRAVAERQPERPAIIYHNLSLTYCEVIAMTNSLANGLRTLGLGKGDIICLFTFNRPEYTITFLAASSIGAVISPMNPSYKEREIAYQLGNSEARAILVQRELVPILKSALEGQTFPELRHIIVTGTQVPEALPQAIPFARLLRESSPRRPAPVDIAPDDLLALPYSSGTTGLPRGVMLSHRNLVCNHLQVVTAANLSPVDATLIFLPLYHIYGVLLTGTFLIAGARQVLMERFDLDTVLALCEQQAVTWFFAVPPIVQTLLNASDEQLARLRTVKYLMSAAAPLAPELAIRLHERTGINVIQAYGLTETSPDTHFSPLDPARIRPASGGLPVYDTEQKIVDIEGGERELPVGEDGEIIVRGPQVMLGYWKDPAETARVLRNGWLYTGDIGHIDADGYLYIVDRKKEMIKYKAFSIAPAEIEAVLLEHPAVLDAAVIGVDDPEAGEIPKAFVVLRPSQVIAPEELMAFVNSKVAGYKKLHLVEFIEAIPRVPSGKILRRQLKERERARRLANGEGPLV
- a CDS encoding helix-turn-helix domain-containing protein, which gives rise to MLRITFHQQLRRERQRRGWSQEDLAERIGSDKKTVQRWEAGEGLPRPSLLRKLCEVLEKSPEELGLVEQLRTNWGAKPATSHFFGRTQELRTLRQWFAEGRLIAVCGLGGIGKTTLVARLVEEVESEIEYGYWCSLRSAPPLSQVLKDWLLFFSHQQLSAAPSSGEEQLSLLMELFRQHRCLLVLDNFDALLQSGQRAGAYRSEYEGYGRLLERLGTEEHQSVVVVTSREKLREIERLKGKSSPVRSLTLQGLNTEAGQAILEEKGLFGSADEVATLLRRYGGNPLALRLVAETIRELFAGQIAAFLAENQAAFGDIREVLEEQLRRLAPREHEVLSWLAIEQEAVALEELRADLLRPEAQRELIETLDSLRRRSLIEVQEQGQFTLQPVIMEYVQDELVRRACQDCLQETFQSWEQFAFVKAQVRAYVRESQIRMILAPLAEMLRSEVGQPALKERLKRALERQRQAHFSQRGYLAGNVLQLLIYLQWDLREFDFSELTIRQAYLQWTRLQEVNFAFAHFVATVFQSTLTNVLASAFSPDGQRLAVGTASGEIRLYDGDCEHLLQQLEGHTDGVWALAFTHDGRRLVSGSDDRTLRLWDLETGRCLRVLEGHANRVRALTLSPDDGLLVSGSNDQTLRLWDLETGQCLRVLGGHQGRVWAVALSPDGQWLASGDGAGTLRLWRLPGWEEPLYVLQGHRDQVRSLAFGAGGMLLASGSDDGTVRLWDVASGTEHGILRGHTNRVWTVAFSPDGQWLASGSEDTTVRLWRTQTGEQVATLTGHTHGVRTVSFHPASRRSWLVSGGDDQTICLWDWARRHVLTRLHGYTRRIRSLAFSPAGRWLAAAYEGEGIAIWDWTSGRLLRLLHKLQHEPLSLAFSPDGQWLASGGQDEVIWLWSMPEGRIQRHFAGHRDWVRSLAFSPDGHWLASGSEDELVRLWDLVSGQMVHELQAGCWIRALAFRPGGEASHSLLVSGGDDTLLRLWDVPSGTCVRTLTGHSRPVRSLAFSPDGRLLASGAEDSQVLLWDLESERPAQRLQGHGGRVRCVAFSGDGQWLASSGDDLRLCLWQRDGRLRHTLKSGHEYMVRALGFAPAEAGPLVASGGNEGEIRLWQAETGELERILSLPRPYEGMNIQGVQGLSDLERQALLALGAVEDRRPERTAP